In Periplaneta americana isolate PAMFEO1 chromosome 3, P.americana_PAMFEO1_priV1, whole genome shotgun sequence, the following are encoded in one genomic region:
- the LOC138696155 gene encoding ankyrin-3-like produces the protein MFGAVLIATLVGCFIASQGLILRPITPRIVHLKEGDTLVLQAHVESEEDNLWFYGPENRRIGDFNLKVDITREEFVIQLHIWRVDRYQSGDYTLKGFDVYSNERLNWSVIVQVSPQHHNSMGSASQCSVNVDQPELKCQAPNQGDVTWEYHGCDVTIRDTNHKIINEYSQCGELSSLDSNQIESLLLDAAKSGNFEEVWKLLMLGTPVDGDASINKSPLCLASLGGHLEVTQLLLNVGANYSNILIDPKIGILGSRSYTFNTFLTPFHCAAWSGSLSAVEMFLSRGMNSNFNNTRFQQPVLFAALSGSIPMVQFFLSRGADLNCMGANGHTPIFFAVRSGSLSLVQYLISKGANPLVVDGFQMTPLTYAAEICSIPLVKFLLSTGLNPLQEDSYGETPIFAAARSGSVPVLQAFLQWEENGTAIFNQSLLHIVGAYVATKNGHTPLHEAAFKGHMAVVRFLIEAGASPNVTSKSGETPLHDAADQGHLPVIQYLVGVGVSPDVTAKNGETPLHKAACQGHLPVVQFLIGAGASPDNAAKNGETPLHKAAYYGHLPVVQYLVGEGASPDAAAENGETPLHKAAYMGHLSVVQYLVGAGASPDVPDENGETPLHKAACRDNLSVVQYLVGAGASPDVPDENGETPLHKAAYQGHLSVVQCLVGAGASPDAAAENGETPLHKAAYQDHLPVVQYLVGAGASPDAAAKNGETPLHKAAYRDHLSVVQYLVGAGASPDAAAKNGETPLHKAAYRGYLSVVQYLVGAGANSDAVDENGETPLHRAQYRGNLQVVRFLIAAGGSPAIVDKDGNTVQP, from the exons GTCAAGGCTTGATTCTCCGGCCTATAACACCTCGCATTGTACATTTGAAGGAAGGGGACACGTTGGTCTTACAAGCACACGTGGAGTCTGAAGAAGACAACCTGTGGTTCTATGGGCCAGAAAACAGACGGATAGGCGACTTCAACCTGAAGGTAGACATCACCAGAGAGGAATTCGTGATACAGCTCCATATATGGAGGGTAGACCGTTACCAATCTGGCGACTACACCTTAAAAGGGTTCGACGTCTACAGCAATGAAAGACTTAACTGGTCCGTCATAGTACAGG TTTCTCCTCAACACCACAACTCCATGGGCAGCGCCTCCCAATGCAGTGTCAATGTCGACCAACCTGAATTGAAATGCCAGGCTCCGAATCAAGGTGATGTCACGTGGGAGTATCACGGTTGTGATGTCACTATCAGGGATACAAATCACAAAATTATCAACGAATATAGTCAATGTGGG GAACTCTCGTCGCTTGACTCTAATCAAATAGAATCACTTCTGTTGGATGCCGCCAAGAGTGGAAACTTCGAAGAAGTATGGAAGCTGCTAATGTTGGGGACACCAGTGGACGGAGATGCGTCTATTAATAAGTCTCCTCTTTGTCTTGCTTCTCTGGGAGGTCATCTCGAAGTGACCCAATTACTATTGAACGTAGGAGCAAATTATTCTAACATTCTAATTGATCCTAAGATAGGCATATTAGGAAGTAGATCGTAcacatttaacacatttttaacaccctTTCATTGCGCGGCATGGTCCGGGTCACTCTCTGCAGTTGAAATGTTTCTTAGTCGCGGTATGAACTCTAATTTCAACAATACTCGCTTTCAACAACCTGTTCTATTTGCAGCTCTTTCAGGATCTATACCGATGGTTCAATTTTTCTTGTCCAGGGGTGCGGACTTGAATTGCATGGGCGCAAATGGTCACACGCCCATATTCTTTGCAGTAAGATCGGGGTCACTTTCACTTGTTCAGTATTTAATAAGCAAGGGTGCGAACCCTCTGGTCGTTGACGGATTTCAAATGACTCCCTTGACCTATGCGGCAGAAATATGTTCCATTCCTTTAGTGAAATTTCTACTATCTACTGGCTTAAACCCTTTACAGGAAGATAGTTATGGGGAGACACCCATTTTTGCAGCAGCACGTTCAGGATCTGTTCCTGTGTTGCAGGCTTTTCTCCAGTGGGAAGAAAATGGTACAGCTATATTCAATCAATCATTGTTACACATAGTTGGTGCATATGTGGCTACCAAAAATGGTCATACTCCGCTTCACGAGGCGGCATTTAAGGGTCACATGGCAGTTGTTCGGTTTCTGATCGAGGCTGGCGCTAGTCCAAACGTTACTTCCAAAAGTGGTGAGACTCCGCTTCACGATGCGGCAGATCAGGGTCACCTGCCAGTTATTCAGTATCTTGTCGGAGTTGGCGTCAGTCCAGACGTTACTGCCAAAAATGGTGAGACCCCGCTTCACAAGGCGGCATGTCAGGGTCACCTGCCAGTTGTTCAGTTTCTTATCGGGGCTGGCGCTAGTCCAGATAATGCTGCCAAAAATGGTGAGACTCCGCTTCATAAGGCGGCATATTATGGTCATTTGCCAGTTGTTCAATATCTTGTCGGAGAAGGCGCCAGTCCAGACGCTGCTGCTGAAAATGGCGAGACTCCACTTCACAAGGCGGCATATATGGGTCACTTGTCAGTTGTTCAATATCTAGTCGGAGCAGGTGCCAGTCCAGACGTTCCCGACGAAAATGGCGAGACTCCGCTTCACAAGGCGGCATGTAGGGATAACTTGTCAGTTGTTCAATATCTAGTAGGAGCAGGTGCCAGTCCAGACGTTCCCGACGAAAATGGCGAGACTCCGCTTCACAAGGCGGCATATCAGGGTCACTTGTCAGTTGTTCAATGTCTAGTCGGGGCAGGCGCCAGTCCAGATGCTGCTGCCGAAAATGGCGAGACTCCGCTTCACAAGGCGGCATATCAGGATCACTTGCCGGTTGTTCAATATCTCGTCGGAGCAGGCGCCAGTCCAGACGCTGCTGCCAAAAATGGCGAGACTCCGCTTCACAAGGCGGCATATAGGGATCACTTGTCAGTTGTTCAATATCTTGTCGGAGCAGGCGCCAGTCCAGACGCTGCTGCCAAAAATGGCGAGACTCCGCTTCACAAGGCGGCATATAGGGGTTACTTGTCAGTTGTTCAATATCTCGTCGGAGCAGGCGCCAATTCAGACGCTGTTGACGAAAATGGCGAGACTCCGCTTCACAGAGCGCAATATAGGGGTAACTTGCAAGTTGTTCGTTTTCTTATCGCGGCTGGCGGGAGCCCTGCAATAGTTGACAAAGATGGTAATACTGTACAGCCTTAG